One genomic region from Octopus bimaculoides isolate UCB-OBI-ISO-001 chromosome 30, ASM119413v2, whole genome shotgun sequence encodes:
- the LOC106874011 gene encoding transmembrane emp24 domain-containing protein, protein MDTLFSYLFVLSLTVFLPQSTLGYFVNIDAHAEECFFDKVASGTKMSLMFEVAEGGFLDIDVKIYSPDGKVIHTGDRESNGKYTFAAHMDGTYKYCFSNKMSTMTPKVVMFSVDIGEKPKDTNNMDTDSHHSKLSGMIDELSTALTGVKHEQEYMEVRERIHRASKYFCLLLGVLSE, encoded by the exons ATGGATACTCTCTTCTCCTACCTGTTTGTGTTGTCACTTACGGTCTTTCTACCGCAGTCAACACTCGGTTATTTCGTCAACATTGACGCCCATGCCGAAGAATGCTTCTTTGACAAAGTAGCGTCCGGCACCAAGATGAGTCTCATGTTTGAGGTGGCCGAAGGCGGATTCTTGGACATCGATGTCAAG ATTTACAGTCCCGACGGCAAAGTAATCCACACGGGAGACAGGGAGTCAAATGGCAAGTATACCTTTGCTGCACACATGGACGGCACCTACAAGTACTGCTTCAGCAACAAGATGTCTACGATGACCCCTAAAGTCGTGATGTTCAGTGTGGACATTGGTGAGAAACCCAAAGACACAAACAACATGGATACTGATT cacaccACAGTAAACTATCTGGCATGATTGACGAGCTATCGACAGCCCTAACAGgtgtgaagcacgaacaggagtATATGGAAGTCCGTGAGAGGATTCATCGAGCCAGtaagtatttctgtttattattggGGGTGTTGTCTGAATAA